The following proteins are encoded in a genomic region of Clupea harengus unplaced genomic scaffold, Ch_v2.0.2, whole genome shotgun sequence:
- the paqr5a gene encoding membrane progestin receptor gamma-A, with product MLNLIKLPHVLTINQVPKVFHEDGIISGYRPPYSSAKDCALSVFQPTNETLNIWTHFLPAWFFLWKLLMVALAMEEGERSLYSWPLLVYLASCCVYPLASSCAHTFSSMSVRARHVCFFFDYGAISLYSLGSAVVYSSYTFPQKWVNSTFHHWYVSIAVLNSFVCTALACCSRLGLPFLHYSADTIKGLPDYQVAKLTKPLRILAFALPYVYDNIPLFYRLFVCVGEGCTDNEANGVHHQHIALAFLTGFLFATRLPERLAPGSFDYIGNSHQLFHVFAITATVVQIKAIELDMVLRQTWLLAHSPPITFTNTVGVTLVSVAANLCVICIFSHALFSTTKNRDKDNKLSDIIKGYDSCSTRSAFCCHR from the exons ATGCTCAACCTCATCAAGCTACCTCACGTCTTAACCATCAACCAGGTTCCCAAA GTGTTCCATGAGGATGGGATCATATCGGGGTACCGGCCCCCCTACAGTTCAGCCAAGGACTGTGCCCTGAGCGTCTTCCAGCCGACCAATGAGACCCTCAACATCTGGACACACTTCCTTCCTGCATG GTTCTTCCTGTGGAAGCTGCTTATGGTTGCCTTGGcgatggaggagggggagcgCAGCCTGTACTCCTGGCCCCTGCTGGTGTACCTAGCGTCCTGCTGTGTCTACCCGCTGGCCTCCAGCTGTGCCCACACCTTCAGCAGCATGTCAGTCAGGGCACGCCATGTTTGCTTCTTCTTCGACTACGGAGCGATCAGCTTATACAGCCTCG GGTCGGCGGTAGTCTACTCCTCATATACGTTTCCTCAGAAGTGGGTGAACAGCACATTCCACCACTGGTACGTCTCCATCGCTGTGCTCAACTCATTCGTCTGCACAGCTCTGGCCTGCTGCTCAAG ATTAGGTTTGCCGTTTCTTCACTACAGCGCGGACACCATAAAAGG tTTGCCTGACTACCAAGTTGCAAAGCTTACTAAACCTCTACGTATCCTAGCCTTTGCATTGCCGTATGTTTATGACAACATCCCCCTATTCTACAGA cTATTTGTCTGTGTCGGTGAGGGCTGCACAGACAATGAGGCCAACGGTGTTCATCATCAGCACATAGCTCTTGCCTTCCTCACTGGCTTCCTCTTCGCCACTCGCCTTCCAGAACGTCTGGCTCCAGGGAGTTTCGACTACATAG GGAACAGTCACCAGCTCTTTCATGTGTTTGCCATCACTGCCACTGTGGTCCAGATTAAGGCCATAGAACTGGACATGGTCCTGCGCCAGACGTGGCTCCTTGCTCACTCACCTCCCATTACCTTCACCAACACAGTGGGGGTGACTCTGGTGTCTGTGGCAGCCAATCTGTGTGTCATCTGTATATTTAGTCATGCACTATTCTCCACCACCAAGAACAGGGACAAAGACAACAAATTGTCAGACATTATCAAGGGCTATGACTCATGTTCAACTAGAAGTGCCTTTTGTTGTCATCGGTAG